The DNA region CCGCCATACCAGGCGCTTACCATTACAGCGCCAAAAAACAGTAAAAAAGGGGTTTTTGCGATCGCTAACCAGGGGTCTAGCAGCAGCATCAGCAGCAGCGCTAGCGCAACAGCCAGCACCGCTACGCTGTAGCGCTGAATCTGGAAGCGTGTTAGATTCAACATCAACCTCTCTCGCTTAGAGTAATCAAGGTACCTTTAAGGGAACTTTTTTACCTTAAGGTGGATGACAAATTTTCTGCATTCACCCTACGGCTTATTTTTAAGGATTTCTTTAGATGTATTTCTACGCACTTCTCAAACGGTGCTGAAAATATGGTTGTTTATCAGATTCGCCAGCTGATTAACTGTGCTGACAGTATGCGATCGCAACGACATACAATTGAGTACGACTAGCGATATAACCACACCAAAAAGTGTTTGAAGATGTTTTTGTTCGCTTTGATTTTTAACTAGATAGGTATATTTATAGATTTTTTTCGATTCAAAACGGCACCGCAACCATGCGATCGCGCTTACGCCCACCCACTCATATCGTTTCCGGTTGTGTCTGAATCATTATGACCGCAGAGGGGCAGAGGGGCAGAGGGGCAGAGGGGGAGAGGGAGAGAGGGGAGATGAGAAAAGAAATAAAAATGTTCTTAAGTGAACAAAAGCATAGCAACTCCGAAAGAGCCGTAAAATACCCTTAATCTAATGCAATTGGGCTCAAAATAACTTTGTCAAAGCTTTATAAGTGGGAGCATGAATACAACATCAGAACCAGAGTTTAATACTCTCACGCCAGTCAGTCAAGACTACCCCCTGAGTGCCATTCCTGCGGATGCGCGTAAGTTTATCTGGTCGCTGGCACCTTTGCTAATCGGTTTTACCCTTTCCTGTGGCACATTGTTTGCGGGGGGTTTGGTTGGCCCAGCATTTCCCTTGTGGCCCGATCTGGTTGGCTTGATTATCCTGGGTAACTTAATGCTGGGTAGCTACACCGCGGGACTCAGTTACATTGCCGCCAAAAGTGGACTCAGCACAGTCCTCATGGCCCGGTTCAGTTTCGGCAACGTCGGTTCGCGCTGGGTTGACTTCATCCTGAGTTTCATCCAAATTAGCTGGTACGCCTGGGGTTCAGCCCTAATTGCCGATTCGCTAAATAAGTTGATGGATGTGCCTGTTTACTTGAATTGGCTGACTATTCTGGTTTGTATCTATTTATGCTGCGCTACAGCCTATTTTGGTTATCGGTTTATAGATTGGCTTAGCGGCTTTGCCGTTTCCACAATGCTTTTTCTCATGTTCTGGATTTTAGCATCCGCCATGAGCAAAGTAGGCGGTTTTGAGGGTTTGCAGGCAATTCAACCGACACAACAATTAGCGTGGGGCGAGGCATTGACGATCGTCGTCGGCACCTTGATTTCAAACGCTACTCAAGCCACCAACAATCGTCACTTTGCTAATACTGGAAGGACGACTGTAATAACTACCTTAGCTGCCTTTTTCTTTGTCAATGGCTTTTTTATCATCTCCGGGGCCTTCAGTTCCCTGCTTTACGCCAACGAAGACGTTGTGCAGGTAATCGCGCAGGAGGGATTGCTATTTTGGGGTTTGCTGTTGTTGTTACTCAATATGTGGACAACGCAAGTTAACACAATTCACGCTTTCTCTGTTGCAGGATCTCAAATATTCCGCACTAATAAGTGGATTACTTTTGCTTTGGGCGGTGCAACATTGGCGTTAGTTCTAGCTTGGGGCGGCATTTATATTATGCTGCTTCCTTATCTAAAACTGCTCGGTATGTTCATTCCACCTCTAGGCGGCGCGATAATGTCCGATTACTGGCTGGTGCATCGGGGGCAGTTTCCTTCCCCAGAAGCACGGCAACCCGCGTTTAACTGGGCTGGTATTATTACTTATCCGATCGCGAGTGCGATCGCCTATTTCTATCCCGGTATCAAGCCAATTAACGGCTTCATTGCCGCAGTCATCCTTTACTTTGTTCTCAGCAAAATCATCGGCAGAGGGAAGAGGGGCTAGAAAAGTCAAAAGTCAAAAGTCAAAAGTCAAAAAATAATTAATGACAACTGACAACTGACCACTGACCACTGACCACTGACCACTGACCAATCACCAATCACCGATGACTAATCACCAATCACCAATCACCAATCACCAAATAGCTGAATATGTCGATCTAATGGCAAAATTAATCGATTTGCCCCTAGATCCAGAACACCGGAACGGTGTAATAGCAAATATGACTATAATTGCTGAAATTGCTCAACTGGTAAACGAATTTACCCTGCCCGACGAAATCGAAGCCGCTACAGTGTTTCAACCATGAGTCAAGCTTATCCTGATGCTACTCAAATTGCTGAAGTAGTGCGGGGACAAGAAGTTTCCGCCAAATCTATTGTCGCCGCTGCACTGTCTCGAATTGCTGCCCAAAATCAGACGCTCAATTGTTTTACTACTGTGATGGCGGATAGCGCTTTAGCTGATGCAGAAAGAATCGATCGCGAAATCGCCCAAGGCAAAGACCCCGGTGTTTTGGCAGGTGTACCCTTCGCAGTTAAAGATTTATTCGATATCGCCGGTATAACTACCCTAGCAGGTTCAAAAATCAACGCTGAAAATCCTCCAGCTACCCGCGATGCTACCGCCGTCGCCAGACTCAAACAAGCTGGTGCTGTACTGGTGGGTGCGTTGAATATGGATGAGTACGCCTACGGTTTTGTTACCGAAAATAGCCATTACGGTGCTACCCACAATCCCCACGATCGCACTCGTGTTGCTGGCGGTTCCTCTGGCGGTTCTGCGGCTGCCGTTGCTGCTGGCTTAGTACCAATTACCCTTGGTTCGGATACCAACGGTTCCATCCGCGTACCCGCAGCGTTTTGCGGTATCTTCGGGCTAAAGCCTACTTATGGTCGTTTGTCAAGAGCAGGTGCGATATTATTTGCGGGAAGTTTCGACCATATCGGGCCTTTTGGTCGTTCCGTGCGCGATATTGCTACAGTTTTTGATGTCCTTCAGGGAGAGGATTCAGCCGATCGAGTTTGTACGAATCGTCCGATCGAACTGTGTTTGCCGCAACTGAAGTTGGGGATTGAGGGTTTGCGAATTGCCGTGGCAGATGATTATTTTGCTACGGGTGCGGAACCGGAAGCGTTAGAAGCAGTAGCAAAAGTTATCGGTGCTTTGGGTGTCAAAGAGAGTGTCACAATACCAGAACCTGACCGAGCAAGGGCAGCGGCGTTTGTAATCACAGCTAGTGAAGGTGCTAATTTACACTTAAAAGATTTGCGATCGCGATCGCAAGATTTCGATCCGGCAACACGCGATCGCTTTTTGGCAGGTGCTTTGATTCCGGCGAACTGGTATATTCAAGGACAGAGGTTTAGGCAGTGGTATCGCGATCGCGTCCGCAAAATCTTTGAGAATATCGATATAATTATCGCCCCCACAACTCCCTGCATTGCCCCTCCAATTGGACAAGAAAAAATGGTAATTGCTGGGGAAGAAATATTAGTTCGTCCGAATTTAGGTAGATTTACCCAACCCCTATCATTTATCGGTTTGCCGATAATTTCAGTGCCAATTCAACGTCTCGGAGATATGCCTTTGGGAGTGCAAATTATTGCCGCACCTTACAACGAAGCGCTAGTTTTGCGAGTGGCGGCAGTGCTAGAATCGCAAGGAATTGTGACTGCACCAGTTGTGCAGTAAATCAAAAACATGACCAATCAAATAGCTGATTATGACAATCCTTGGAAAGAAGCGATCGCAATTTACTTCAAATCCTTCATTGCCTTCTTTTTTCCAGACATTTATGAAACCATTGACTGGCGAATCAACTATGAGTTTCTCGATACCCAATTACAACAAGTAATGCGGGACGACGATATTGGACTGCGAGAAGCCGATAAATTAGTCAAAGTTTGGCTAATGGACGGATCGGAAACTTGGGTGCTGATTCACCTAGAAGTCCAAAGTCAATACCAGTCAAACTTTGCCGAAAGAATGTATGTTTACAATAGCCGCATTTTCGGGCTTTATCGGAAAAGAGTAGCCAGTTTGGCAATTTTGGCAGATGAAGAAAAGTCTTGGCGACCTCAAGAATACGGATATGAAATCTGGGGGTGTCGGGTTTTATTAAGGTTTCCCGTGGTGAAGTTGCTAGACTATATAAATGAGTGGGAAACTTTGGAAAAAAGTCCCAATCCCTTTGCTGCGATCGTGATGGCGCATTTGAAAACTCAAGCAACGCGCCAAAAACCACAAGAGCGACGGGAATGGAAAGCGAGTATCGTCAAGACTCTCTATCAACGGGGATACAATCGAGCGGAGGTGCGAGAGTTATTTCGCTTAATCGATTGGATGATGACTTTACCAAAAAATCTAGAAACTGAGTTCCGACAAGAAATAAATAGTTACGAGGAGACAAATAAAATGCGTTACGTTACCAGTATTGAGCGTTTAGCCCGCGAAGAAGGAATGATAGAAAAGGGTCGGGAGGATATAATTGATGTCCTCCAGATTCGATTTCAAGATCTACCTGGGGAACTGGTGCAGGAAATTAATCAAATTGAGGATGTCGAACAACTGAAAACCTTGCACAGGCAAGCAGTTACGATCGGATCTTTGGCAGAGTTTCAGCAGGCGATCGATCGGCTCAAATCATAGGAATTACGCCAATAAACCCGGTTTGGCTGAAAAATAGTGGGTTTCACACTTAAAGATCTACCAAGAAACCGGGTTTCTAGTCCTGTGGGGTCTAATTCCTGAATCAGAAACAGGAGAGCAAACTATCTAAAACGATAAGTAGGGTAGTCGAGATGATAACAACAGACAAAACTTTAGTCGAACAACCCGTTCCGGCAGTCGCCAGAGAAACTAGAGTGGTGATGAAAGGCGTTAGCTGGGAAACTTACAAAAAATTGATGGCAGAAGTAGGAGACGATCGCGCTTGGAGAATTGCTTACGATCGAGGAGTGTTGGAAATTAAAATGCCGTTATTAGAACACGAAGTTCCCAAGGGATTGCTAGAGAGTTTTGTAGAAGCAATTGCAGACGAACTCGGTATTGAGGTACTGAAAGCTGGGTCGCTAACGCTGGAACGGGAAGATTTAACAAACGCGATCGAACCTGATTCTTGTTTTTACATTCAAAACGAAGCGCAAGTTAGAGGAAGAGAGGAAATAATTCTTCCTGGCGATCCCCCACCAGATTTAGCGATCGAATCAGATTACACCAGTTCTTCTGTGAATAAAGAAGCTCTTTATTCCGCTTTAGGCGTTCCCGAACTGTGGCGATACACTAAAAAAACGCTTTTGGTTTATCAAAGAGTTGAGGGAGGATACGAACAGTGCGAACAAAGTTTAGCATTTCCCTTTTTGCCAATTACTGAAATTCCCAGCTTAATCGAGCAAAGTCGGACAATTGGACAGAGAAGTGCAGTGCGGTTGTTTCGGCAGAGAATTCGAGAAATTTTGGATAGTTAATTAACTGGTAATAGTGATGATTGAAAAAATCTGTTTACTCCAACCTCCAGTCATAGATAGTGCTTTCTTGCTGGTTATTTGCGGTTGATACAAAGAGAGTTTGCCCTCTAGCATTCCTAAATTGAAACAGACAAAGCCCTAATCCAGTTCCAGAACAATCAACAACTTCTGGATAGCCTTTTTTGATTAAGTAATCAATGACACCGTTTCTATCTGGATTATTCACTTGTTCGGAATTAACTACAGGTCGCCAGCCTCGTCGAATTAATAGAGTCCTGGCTTGTGCGTAGTTCATATTTCGCCGCAGTCTGGGCAATGATTGTGCAAAAGATGAAAATTGAACCGAAAAAATCGTACTTATAAGCACGCTGGCAAAGAGTAGTTTAGTCATTGTTTAAATTCCTAAGTATAAAAGAGTTCATGCTGGTACTGTTGAAGATCTGTTCTACACGGTGCAAAGCAATCAGGTTATCGAGGCGCGTACTGTTTCATTTTAACTGAGCGATCGCATCTGATGCGAGTTGACTGACTGATAAAATAAGAGCGATCGCGTATGGCGGCGATCGATATTGTCTTAGTCTTAGCGATCCTGCTACCATGTCTTGATGAGTATAAAGAATAACGTTCAAGCCAGACCGGGATGGTCTTTAGATCGACGAGAGCCAAAAGTAATCCAATCTCTAATGCCAGTGTGGGACTGGCTGTATCACCACTATTTTCGGGTTCAAACCAGCGGCTGGCACAATATCCCACCCTACGGAAAAGTTCTGTTGGTAGGCTCTCATAATGGGGGACTGGCTGCCCCGGATATGTTTATGATGATGTACGACTGGTTTCGACGTTTTGGGTGCGAACGGCCTGTCTACGGTCTGATGCACCCCCGTGTGTGGGAG from Argonema galeatum A003/A1 includes:
- the codB gene encoding cytosine permease — its product is MNTTSEPEFNTLTPVSQDYPLSAIPADARKFIWSLAPLLIGFTLSCGTLFAGGLVGPAFPLWPDLVGLIILGNLMLGSYTAGLSYIAAKSGLSTVLMARFSFGNVGSRWVDFILSFIQISWYAWGSALIADSLNKLMDVPVYLNWLTILVCIYLCCATAYFGYRFIDWLSGFAVSTMLFLMFWILASAMSKVGGFEGLQAIQPTQQLAWGEALTIVVGTLISNATQATNNRHFANTGRTTVITTLAAFFFVNGFFIISGAFSSLLYANEDVVQVIAQEGLLFWGLLLLLLNMWTTQVNTIHAFSVAGSQIFRTNKWITFALGGATLALVLAWGGIYIMLLPYLKLLGMFIPPLGGAIMSDYWLVHRGQFPSPEARQPAFNWAGIITYPIASAIAYFYPGIKPINGFIAAVILYFVLSKIIGRGKRG
- a CDS encoding DUF4089 domain-containing protein; this translates as MTNHQSPITNHQIAEYVDLMAKLIDLPLDPEHRNGVIANMTIIAEIAQLVNEFTLPDEIEAATVFQP
- a CDS encoding AtzE family amidohydrolase, which translates into the protein MSQAYPDATQIAEVVRGQEVSAKSIVAAALSRIAAQNQTLNCFTTVMADSALADAERIDREIAQGKDPGVLAGVPFAVKDLFDIAGITTLAGSKINAENPPATRDATAVARLKQAGAVLVGALNMDEYAYGFVTENSHYGATHNPHDRTRVAGGSSGGSAAAVAAGLVPITLGSDTNGSIRVPAAFCGIFGLKPTYGRLSRAGAILFAGSFDHIGPFGRSVRDIATVFDVLQGEDSADRVCTNRPIELCLPQLKLGIEGLRIAVADDYFATGAEPEALEAVAKVIGALGVKESVTIPEPDRARAAAFVITASEGANLHLKDLRSRSQDFDPATRDRFLAGALIPANWYIQGQRFRQWYRDRVRKIFENIDIIIAPTTPCIAPPIGQEKMVIAGEEILVRPNLGRFTQPLSFIGLPIISVPIQRLGDMPLGVQIIAAPYNEALVLRVAAVLESQGIVTAPVVQ
- a CDS encoding transposase, producing MTNQIADYDNPWKEAIAIYFKSFIAFFFPDIYETIDWRINYEFLDTQLQQVMRDDDIGLREADKLVKVWLMDGSETWVLIHLEVQSQYQSNFAERMYVYNSRIFGLYRKRVASLAILADEEKSWRPQEYGYEIWGCRVLLRFPVVKLLDYINEWETLEKSPNPFAAIVMAHLKTQATRQKPQERREWKASIVKTLYQRGYNRAEVRELFRLIDWMMTLPKNLETEFRQEINSYEETNKMRYVTSIERLAREEGMIEKGREDIIDVLQIRFQDLPGELVQEINQIEDVEQLKTLHRQAVTIGSLAEFQQAIDRLKS
- a CDS encoding Uma2 family endonuclease; this encodes MITTDKTLVEQPVPAVARETRVVMKGVSWETYKKLMAEVGDDRAWRIAYDRGVLEIKMPLLEHEVPKGLLESFVEAIADELGIEVLKAGSLTLEREDLTNAIEPDSCFYIQNEAQVRGREEIILPGDPPPDLAIESDYTSSSVNKEALYSALGVPELWRYTKKTLLVYQRVEGGYEQCEQSLAFPFLPITEIPSLIEQSRTIGQRSAVRLFRQRIREILDS